The Cydia splendana chromosome 27, ilCydSple1.2, whole genome shotgun sequence DNA window taacttaatataataaatagggTATGGCAACACCGATGCATTACAATTCTAGTCTATGGCCGCTTCCGTCTCTTAAATTTTATCATTAAAATATGAGACATTATTTTTgtcaaatgtataaaaaatgttaataagtATAGGGCTCTTTTTTAAAGCATTGTCTGAGAGCGGTTTTTTTTACGCACGCTCGGTTAACGTTTTATTTTgccatatttttttacatttaccgAAATATGcacaataaaattttaataaaaggtAATTTGTCCTttcattattgttttattttttattactttcataacccatttcccaaaaaaaaatatgttcatATCACTGATCAATACCACGGTAAagttttacccccttattcatataaCTTTACGGGCCATTTAGttcttttcgacgccgtgtcaaacacaaaagctggcacgcggacgccacgtcaccgaagtgtcaaaactgaaattgaacttcatgcatatgcacgtaggtctatgttgctctgtggcctgtgaccgattaatcagtttttggcgttgaacctgcggtgcgaatatatcggtcattggcgtccaaaaagTTAAATCATGtgttatccctttcttacaaatacataagtcatattgacagataaagacaaacgattcatagccaATTCaggtttatgaataacgccttAAGCCCTTTGACCGCCACAGTCGGCCATAACCGACAAATGTTACAGTATTGAAcgaaccatttcattttaataaaGTTTACTATTGCATGTTATAGTCTGTGTCTGACCacggggctttaaatccagggcttgattttactcgctaaactgagctacttacTGACACtgggaccaaccctaaaatcggggattttttttggcttttccatagaaaacgtcgacatctgaacatctgatcagccaaaatgtatgaaaaggtgaaaatttttttcgggatttcggggttggtgccataataaaagtagctcagtttagcgagtagaatcgagccctggatttaaagcccgaTGGTCAGACACACCCTGTATAGAATAGGcgtggcggtcaaaaggttaaagtgTGCAAAAGACAGACTTTCACGTAAATGAGTGCGAAAGGGACAGGCAACTTTAGAATATCTCTAGAGGgtgtagagcagcggtcggcaaccttttaccagctaagggccacatagtagttaagaaagttgacgcgggccgcacttttgtttatatgtatgactttatcagacattgttggttgacaatattacatgcaaaatagccaagggggctcgcgggccACAAGTGAGATGTTCGCGGGCctcatgcggcccgcgggccgcttgttgccgaccgctggtgtaGTGGAATCGCGCGCCCGCTCTAATGTATCCAAACATAAGGTTAGCGGATTGGAGAATACGAAATGCTACATTCAGGAGATATATGGTGGGCGGTTTTTGGGAATATGTATTGTGTTACAACTCACGCAATCACATATTTATTCCGACATCATTTCTCCTCTTCAATGGTAAACACGTGtcgtgacgtgtctttttattgaaaaacacttgaaaaataagtcacagcaattatgtaacaattataaagGGTCGgtcagtcttctccgagaccacggggacaacgccgtcctcgaaacgtcggaggtaaatcttgaatacgcgattaagtcccgttgtgtagttttgataatgtttaataatcgtgaaaattataaaggatgattaatgagacgtgagcagggactaatcctgcacactctgataattgatcgatcaccgtcgtatttaggtgaataAACCACACTTCTTCCTATTTTACAACTTTTTGGtaagggcaaatttaattctctacaatcatggtcaccctacaagacctaattaataaacataaaacctaaTAAAAAAACCTGCTGTCTTTAACCGTCATTACAGCATTttaattacgaagaaaataaactgtcaaatttgagtgagatacgagttttcaaaagtaaccagaccgtgatgacattcaatttgacacagaatatcggtagtagTATTcaaattttagggtgaccatgcatgtcttaaataaattaataagtaccttttttttacatgtctagaaaaataacgttaacctcactaatactgacaCGAAacagttatttataatttacaaaatgcgcagtgttagtcctgctcacgtctcctgaatcaccctgtatagcatatattattatgtgcatttacattattttggttTTATAAGTAGTAGTTACtattttttaaagcgtttttcaataaaaacacaTGTCAATATTGAACAaattttctaatgctaaaaaaacgaggtaTAGGCAGTTCTTGGcgattatattaaaattaaaaagattaTTGTAGGAAACAAGGTggataaataatgtattctatataatatatctatgcttttatttacaaaatcaACAATAAGAATAACTATGGCAAAATTGACATCAATCcatcataaatataatatgatatttaGACTATTggaaacataatttaattttatagcaGGCCCATCACTTAAACGCTACCAACTCGTAAGAAGACATAtcgccgctatacttactcaacctcgtatctgcaacactcatttgatgaataaaagaaaagcgacatttccatcaaatgattgttgcagatatgaggttgagtaagtatagcgacgaTATATGGGTTCCGTACCAGACCACCCATTTCCCAAGATACCAGATCTTGGAGCAAAATGGAACCTTGTTGGATTATCACATAATTTCGGTATTTTACTATACTGTATCTAACACATAAGAGCCATCCTTTTATAaacagaaaatacaaaaatatttagctTAAATTAGATGGTTACGCCCTTTTGTCGCCAAAGACGTCCTatccaaggctcggaaccggtattgaaatacctgttaatatcgttccaaaaccgttatattatttcgttcattaaaaaaccggttaattgGTGGAACTCGAACTAAAAAATTACGTTCTTCTTCGTCTTCCTTACCGGTAAGAAGAGGGAACGGAACTTTATGGGTCGCAgggaacgatataataccggttactcttggctttcggagactctcggttaaactcgttgccatacgtgaaagagatagcaacacttactcgttctatcttgcttcgatattttcaatttaaccgattaatttcgttccacaaaaacaaaaaaaggcgAACGAATTAGGCATAAATCAGTATCTTCATAGAACAattctttaaccggtaaccgcaaacagaaacgaaatccttttcgttcccgggtgagtgaacgaaaccggtttgaaaaataaaacggtttccgagccaTGGTCCTATCACGTCTCATATTGCTAAAATCGAAGCTGGAAGTAGATACGGAACCGAGCAAGAATAAATATGTGTGCAACAGGAAAGTACTATTAAATTTGTATCGACGTCAATAGACGTCATTGGCggtaatccataatttattgcataataataaaaaaaagggtAAAAGGGTTTAACCATATGTTTAATATGGCCTGCATATTTGGTTGTAAGAAGCCTGCTTAAAATCTACACTGAGGTAAAAATCTTAttcaacaataaaataaaaatacatcaactCAGCTTCCAAAACATACCTGATCTATTGTAAATTATGCAATCTATGCGTAACAACTAAACTacctaaatgtaaaaatatatctaTTTCACGATCAATAATTACtatttaggtacatactacGTTTAATACATTTGTATCTCACATACGGTTCTTTAAAAATGTCTGCGGCCTAATCGCCACGGCTACATACAAAAATTGTATGAAGAGGTGGCGGTAATTAGGAGTGGAGACCTATTTTCTGAGATTTGCTGTTTATATTATAACATCCTACAACAATAaggataataaaaaaaattacttaaccACCATTTAACAACTTAACAAAATCCATGCATCTCTGgactaaaaaaaatgtcatcaatATTGCCATGATAGTAAACACCATAACCTAGATTTTCCGCCTAGGATGGGTAAGTTTTTGCGATTTATTTAAAACCTAATTAGACTTAGAATTTTTAGACGATTTAAAATGAAATTcctcaaatatttaaaatgtatgatACAGAGCGTAGGTACTAGTATGGCGCTTTGAATCTCAAAAGTCaattatggattttttttattgtgccAGCACAATCTgcattaatttatacatttgtaatttattaattataaaaaatattataaataaagtatGGCGCATTATTAACATCAAATGGCGGTAATTGACGGCTCTTCTCACAAAATATGTCGGTGATATAATTGTCATGACTCCATGTAGAGTGTATGTAAAGAGTCGTGGCAATTAGAAGTAatcaaaacatatttttttgagAATAGCCTCCCTTTAAATTGACCGCCAAGTCGGCCATAGCCGTTTAccattatataattttatattatagaaattttcgtggcggtcaaaaggttaaatataaCTGTTCATCCAAGTGtaaagtccgtctaagctaattcTGCACCGTTTTTGCCATGAGAAACTATAACAGTTGTATGGTTTATGAATTCGAGGTTTATGACACTCCACACATCGTCTTAACGAAATCCGTGCAGAGTTAGCGTGGTCAGACAGTTAGATTAAAAAAATTACCTTTATTCTTTTGGTTCATTATGGTCCTGATTTTCCTTACAGAAATCTATGGGCTCCCGTAGGACCAGCGGTATCTTCAAACTCTCTATCTTACTTTCGCTTACTATAGTTATATCCTTCTTTATATCACTATGGTAGCGCTTCACATGGTTGTCTAACAGAGATTTCCTTATGGACGTATAGTCACAATACTCACATTTAAACGGCTTCATCCCGGTGTGAATAGTTTCATGACAAAGTACGCTATCCTTTCTAGACGCTTTGTATTCGCAAAATCTACATTTGATACCATTCCCGAGATGCATTATACCATAATGCCTTTGCAACTCGTACTTGTGTTTGCAAGAGTAATTGCAAGCGGTACATTTGTATGCGTAATGACACTTTTGGTGCATAACGAACTGACATTTGTATGAAGTTTGAAATTTACAAATGTTACAGAAAAGTCTAATGTCGGATAGGCTTCTTTTATTGTGTAAAGCGATTTGGTCCTTAGTTTTAGTTGAAAAATCGCAGTTCACACATTTGTACGGTCTGTTGTGACTTCCAGTGTGATGTCTTTGGAAATGTCTCTGCACTGAGGCTTTAAATTTCGAAGTGTATGCACACATATGACACTGAAACGGCCTTTCTTTATCATCGGTTTCTAATACTTGAATGTTGTTCCAGTCCACGCAATTCGGATCtaagttatacttattatgattCTCCGGTTCACTCGGTAtgtattgcatatttttttcagtaTAATTATGGAACGTTAAGTCAATTTCTGGTGTCTCCTGCATTTTATCTTGTATATCTTTAATATGTTGTTGTTCTGCACTTAAAGTGTTTTTGGTGCGTTTAGGATTAATATAAATTTCATTATAATggtctactttatgctttttatACGCGCATGTAAAAAAAGTTTCAAATTCGCAGAAGCTACATTTCAACGCTTGCTCCTTTTTCATTCTATTCACATGTATTTTCAGTCTCCATCTAGTTTTAGTAGAGAAATCGCACAGATCGCACTTATTGGCCTTTTCCGTGACTTCGTTATGAATTTTCGCTAAATGTCTAGTGATATGCCCTTCAAATCGGGTTGTAAAAGGGCATTTATCACATTTAAAAGCGACAGATTCCTTATGGACCTTGCTATGCTTGATATAGTTATGTCGGTAAGCGGTTTCAAAGTTGCAGTCGGGGGACGGGCATTTAAACTGTTTGATGAGCTTATGTTTTCGCTTGTGGCTGTTCAGATTCCACTTGTAGAAGGTTTTGTAGTCGCAGTCCGGGCACTGGTGTAGAGGTAGAGGCTTACCATTGTCCATGGGGGTGTCTCCATTCATCTCATAGTGTCGGATGGCGATATGCCGCTGTAGTGCGGTTGGGTATTTAGACTTGTAATCGCAGACGTGGCAGGCGAAGCCTTTGCCCTGCTTATGGCTGAGTATATGTAGTTCCAGGCAATTTTTGTAGGCTGTCCGGTAGTCGCATTGGTCGCAGACGAGGTTTTTTAGGTGCTTCTTTGAACGGTGCTTACGTTTCGGTCTGAAATCAATGTAAACAAAAATTAATACCTATGCATTAGCAGGACTAAACGCGCTTTATTTCAGAAAGGGATGCTTAACAACTGCCGTGGTGGTCATTGAGAACAGAGGACTCACTCAATGCTCAATGCCCTGTACCTCTGTGTATACCCTGTATTTAAGTGTTTagtaagttttttttgtaactAAAGTGGTAGAAGTAACAAACTGTATGTAGaaggtttttacaataaatttctttcttctttttctttctATGACTTTTTACCGGAAATCCAAAGGAGGGTTATGTTTTTCGGGTGTATGTAGTCTATGGTTTACAATGTATGCTGTATTTAATTAGATCCATCTCAGCTGCAGGATAGAAATATAGGGTAACTATTCTGTATTTTCTGTAATTTCGGAAAACTCACCTCTCTGGACCTTCATCTATCTGCAACTCTTCCTCTCTTGCCTCCTCCACTTCCACCTTGACCCACACACTGGCGAACATACTCATCATGTCTTCCTTCTCTATCGTAATTTCATCCCTCTCTAACATATTCTCTGACATGGTCTTCTCTGACTTCATATTATTCTCTGTTGCATCTTCTTCCTCTTCATTTTCTGACTCATCTCCCTTTTCTGAAGTCATTTCTTCATTATCAGTTAAATCTTCTTCTGAAATTTGTTCATTATCTGTTAGTGTCTCTTCCTTTTCTGATGtttcttcctgctctataatgtcttctgtctctgtctctgggCTGGGTGACTCTGacattatactaaaataaaaaaaggaagTGCAACATTAATCCATACTTCCAtactattaatattataaatgcgaaagtgtgtctgtctgtcttccctaaagagggtgaaaatgggggtggaaatgagaaaattaatgcATTGCCTGTTAATTGGtgtaagcaattaagctgttatgcTCGAAATTATTGCCATAAGTTTTTCCAGGTGCTGTAAGATTCCAACAATCAAAGAGGAGGTTAATAGATATTGTGTTAAATACAAAGAACGACTTAAAAACATACAAACGAACTTGCAAGGGACTTGGTAAACACCAACGACAATCCATGTAGGCTGAAAAAGTGGCAAATACTGCGGCTGGACCAAAGGCACTAGAAGATAAACTCATCAAAGTCAAGAGAGAGTATTTAATGGAATACCTCTcaaaaccctaaaaaagacAGAACATCTGATTATGGCTAAAACAGCCGATTGCAGATAAAAtggacaaaaaaaaaagaaagctGCTGTATGTATCTAACTGCTGGTACTAATTCCAAGAAAGAGAGAGAGGCAGACAGATACTAAGGTGGGAAGATGATATAAAGAAGGTTGCTGGACCAGTTTGGAGTAGGGAAGCGCGGGAGAGAGAGCACTGGAAGGTTTTAGAGGAGGCCTATGTCAGTGGACAAGctagaaataattaaaaaaatagaggaaataaaataaaacatgtaactACACATAATATCTAGCAATAAAGGCTATCTTTATCTTTACTAATTCCATGCAGACGAactcgcgggcaaaagctagtaaagaATATGGCAAACTGTTGGGGCGTAGCGACTAGCGACCCAACATACCCAAGTGCCCCTGGTGGAGCTCTGTCACCCAAAAGGTGGGAGGGTGTTACAGGATCCTTTGGCTTGCCATTGCCGGCTGTCCAGAGTGGAATCGCAAGAGCTGCATTCTCGAGCGTAAATGTGGAACCGTAACGTAAGTGGCAACTGGAACCAACAAACTGTCATGCAGTTTGGTGAAAAAACATGTGTAATGGATTgctgtgtattttttattgagtaaataaattaaaaaaaaaacttgtattgatgaattgaaaaatatacatgtaTCATAGGAATCataggttttaattaaaatggtaTGAACACTAAAATTTGTGGTAGGATAAGGTAGACGTGCAAATCTCAGTCGTTTTATTTACAATCTTGATTTAGAATTGATAACATACCAATATACAACTTAACATATTCTATGTTATGCGCTTAATACAAAGGACGCGTCTATTTCATGCAAGATTATAAAAAAAGATCGATATGACCAAAAAACCCGGTGAAAAAATCTGAGCCTGCGAAGTTTTGAGATGTTTCAAAGACAAATATATTGTTTTGAAAGATGATTAGTAGGCGAAATCAAGTTTCTATAGAGATCCGAGGCCTTTAAACACTGTATTATATATGTTGTAGTTAATGATCATCTATTTTTGGCCACAAAAACATCGGGTTTTAAAGACATATTATTGTCAATAAACATAATTGTCCTAATTGTAACTAGTCATTATGTATCGGTAAGATAGCTCAAAAAGTGCGAAAATAAAGTACTTACGTttctatttacaaaataaaccgATTAAAAATCACAATTTTTCTTGTTCACGAAAAAAAATCAATTGCTTTGTGAATACGTTCGAAAAAACTATATCGCCGCACATTGCATTCT harbors:
- the LOC134803624 gene encoding zinc finger protein 761-like, with the protein product MSESPSPETETEDIIEQEETSEKEETLTDNEQISEEDLTDNEEMTSEKGDESENEEEEDATENNMKSEKTMSENMLERDEITIEKEDMMSMFASVWVKVEVEEAREEELQIDEGPERPKRKHRSKKHLKNLVCDQCDYRTAYKNCLELHILSHKQGKGFACHVCDYKSKYPTALQRHIAIRHYEMNGDTPMDNGKPLPLHQCPDCDYKTFYKWNLNSHKRKHKLIKQFKCPSPDCNFETAYRHNYIKHSKVHKESVAFKCDKCPFTTRFEGHITRHLAKIHNEVTEKANKCDLCDFSTKTRWRLKIHVNRMKKEQALKCSFCEFETFFTCAYKKHKVDHYNEIYINPKRTKNTLSAEQQHIKDIQDKMQETPEIDLTFHNYTEKNMQYIPSEPENHNKYNLDPNCVDWNNIQVLETDDKERPFQCHMCAYTSKFKASVQRHFQRHHTGSHNRPYKCVNCDFSTKTKDQIALHNKRSLSDIRLFCNICKFQTSYKCQFVMHQKCHYAYKCTACNYSCKHKYELQRHYGIMHLGNGIKCRFCEYKASRKDSVLCHETIHTGMKPFKCEYCDYTSIRKSLLDNHVKRYHSDIKKDITIVSESKIESLKIPLVLREPIDFCKENQDHNEPKE